Proteins from a single region of Diaphorobacter limosus:
- a CDS encoding MarC family protein — translation MDLSPPFLLAAFGKSLLFALAGVLPIINPLASAPVFVDFTRGLSDDGRARLARRIGKNAALLLAGAMLIGSYLLNFFGVSLPVVRVAGGMVVASIAWRMLHAQQGASDDTTQMAQSLNEDRVRIKAFYPLTFPLTCGPGSIAVAIAIGASLHTKRSVTETMTNIAGGLAAALLLGMLVALTFRYASRLLQRLGETGQIVFLRLMAFMLLCVGVEIIWDGARALLIGIMATGG, via the coding sequence ATGGATTTATCCCCACCCTTCTTGCTCGCCGCCTTCGGCAAAAGTCTGCTGTTTGCGCTGGCCGGCGTGCTGCCCATCATCAACCCACTGGCCTCGGCACCGGTGTTCGTGGACTTCACGCGCGGCCTGAGCGACGACGGCCGCGCCCGGCTGGCGCGGCGCATTGGCAAGAACGCCGCGCTGCTGCTGGCAGGCGCCATGCTGATCGGCTCCTACCTGCTGAACTTCTTTGGCGTGTCGCTGCCGGTGGTGCGCGTGGCCGGCGGCATGGTCGTGGCCTCCATCGCCTGGCGCATGCTGCACGCCCAGCAGGGCGCCAGCGACGACACCACACAGATGGCCCAGTCGCTGAACGAGGACCGGGTGCGCATCAAGGCCTTCTACCCGCTGACCTTTCCGCTCACCTGCGGCCCCGGCTCCATCGCCGTGGCGATCGCCATTGGCGCCAGCCTGCACACCAAACGCAGCGTGACGGAAACCATGACCAACATCGCCGGCGGCCTGGCCGCCGCCCTGCTGCTGGGCATGCTGGTGGCGCTGACCTTTCGCTACGCCAGCCGACTGCTGCAGCGCCTGGGCGAGACCGGGCAGATCGTGTTTCTGCGCCTGATGGCCTTCATGCTGCTGTGCGTGGGCGTGGAGATCATCTGGGATGGCGCGCGCGCCCTGCTGATAGGCATCATGGCCACAGGCGGGTAG
- a CDS encoding aminotransferase class V-fold PLP-dependent enzyme has protein sequence MPGLLPDIDPDGLLEFSVVYTDRALNHMSKRFTGVMQDILAALKEVYNAHTAVLVPGSGTFGMEAVARQFANREKVLIVRNGWFSYRWSQIFDAGGLGGGAVVCKARPQGAGAQAPWAPCPAAEVAAAIRAERPKVVFAPHVETASGIMLSDDYIRSVAHAAHEVGALFVLDCVASGAMWVDMEKTGVDVLISAPQKGWSSSPCCAMVMLSERARAAIEGTTSSSFSCDLKKWMQIAEGYEKGQHAYHATMPTDALVRLRDVMLETRAYGFDKVRAEQMELGAKVRALLESRGFPSVAAEGWKAPGVVVSYTQDAGIQSGKKFLDVGLQTAAGVPLQCDEGPDFKTFRIGLFGLEKWHNVDRTVGHLAAALDKVAAAG, from the coding sequence ATGCCCGGCCTGCTGCCCGACATCGATCCCGATGGCCTGCTTGAATTCTCGGTGGTCTATACCGACCGCGCGCTCAACCACATGTCCAAGCGTTTCACCGGGGTGATGCAGGACATCCTGGCCGCGCTGAAAGAGGTCTACAACGCCCACACGGCCGTACTCGTGCCCGGCAGCGGCACCTTTGGCATGGAGGCCGTGGCGCGCCAGTTCGCCAACCGCGAGAAGGTGCTCATCGTGCGCAACGGCTGGTTCAGCTACCGCTGGAGCCAGATCTTCGACGCCGGCGGCCTGGGCGGTGGTGCCGTGGTGTGCAAAGCACGCCCGCAGGGTGCGGGCGCGCAGGCGCCCTGGGCGCCCTGCCCGGCGGCTGAAGTGGCGGCCGCCATCCGCGCCGAACGTCCGAAGGTGGTGTTCGCCCCGCATGTGGAGACGGCCAGCGGCATCATGCTCAGCGATGACTACATCCGCAGCGTTGCCCACGCCGCGCACGAGGTGGGCGCGCTCTTCGTGCTCGACTGCGTGGCCTCGGGCGCGATGTGGGTGGACATGGAAAAGACCGGCGTGGACGTGCTGATTTCCGCGCCGCAAAAGGGCTGGAGCAGTTCGCCTTGCTGCGCCATGGTGATGCTGTCCGAGCGTGCGCGCGCGGCCATCGAGGGCACGACCAGCAGCAGCTTCTCCTGCGATCTGAAGAAGTGGATGCAGATTGCCGAGGGCTACGAAAAAGGCCAGCATGCCTACCACGCCACCATGCCCACCGATGCCCTGGTGCGCCTGCGCGACGTGATGCTGGAGACGCGCGCCTATGGCTTTGACAAGGTGCGTGCCGAGCAGATGGAGCTGGGCGCCAAGGTGCGCGCGCTGCTGGAATCGCGCGGTTTTCCCAGCGTGGCGGCCGAGGGCTGGAAGGCCCCGGGGGTGGTGGTGAGCTACACCCAGGATGCCGGCATTCAGAGTGGCAAGAAATTCCTCGACGTGGGTCTGCAGACCGCCGCCGGCGTGCCGCTGCAGTGCGACGAGGGGCCGGACTTCAAGACCTTCCGCATCGGCCTGTTCGGCCTGGAGAAATGGCACAACGTCGATCGCACGGTGGGCCATCTGGCGGCGGCGCTGGACAAGGTGGCCGCCGCCGGCTGA
- a CDS encoding LysR substrate-binding domain-containing protein has protein sequence MATAFNASAARRIPPIQCLLTFEALARLRSVTQTADELCVTPSAVSHRVKQLEQILGTRLFGRADFSLTTEGSGYLAQVREGLSALQRLPGHAVNPGRRRLKLAVTPTFARSILIPRLRQFTEAYPEIDLALQVSIPLLDVVAEDADLVVRYGPGHYADMEHVEIARDMLTPLASPAFVREHGPFERPEDLEGLPLLRSPLEPWRTWFAAAGLGWPEPNEGSQFNDVGLMCDAAAAGMGVAPVRLKLAAPWLDQGTLVRLFDILAPSPYAHYLCWRTGTMDRWECAAFADWLRRTMG, from the coding sequence ATGGCCACCGCCTTCAACGCCAGCGCCGCACGGCGCATACCGCCGATACAGTGCCTGCTGACCTTCGAGGCGCTGGCGCGCCTGCGCAGCGTGACGCAGACCGCCGACGAGCTGTGCGTGACGCCCAGCGCCGTGAGCCACCGCGTCAAGCAGCTCGAGCAGATCCTGGGCACGCGGCTGTTCGGGCGCGCCGATTTTTCGCTGACCACCGAGGGCAGCGGCTACCTGGCCCAGGTGCGCGAGGGCCTGTCGGCCCTGCAGCGCCTGCCGGGCCATGCCGTCAACCCTGGCCGCAGACGGCTGAAGCTGGCCGTCACGCCGACCTTTGCGCGCTCCATCCTGATTCCGCGCCTGCGCCAGTTCACCGAGGCCTACCCCGAGATCGACCTGGCGCTGCAGGTGTCGATTCCGCTCCTGGACGTGGTGGCCGAGGACGCCGACCTGGTGGTGCGCTACGGCCCCGGCCACTACGCCGACATGGAGCATGTGGAGATCGCGCGCGACATGCTCACGCCCCTGGCCTCGCCCGCCTTTGTGCGCGAGCATGGGCCGTTCGAGCGCCCCGAGGATCTGGAGGGTCTGCCCCTGCTGCGCAGCCCGCTGGAGCCCTGGCGCACCTGGTTTGCCGCCGCCGGCCTGGGCTGGCCCGAGCCCAACGAGGGCTCGCAATTCAACGACGTTGGCCTGATGTGCGACGCCGCCGCCGCCGGCATGGGCGTGGCACCGGTGCGCCTGAAGCTGGCCGCGCCCTGGCTGGACCAGGGCACGCTGGTGCGCCTGTTCGACATCCTGGCACCCAGTCCCTACGCGCATTACCTGTGCTGGCGTACCGGCACCATGGATCGCTGGGAATGCGCGGCCTTTGCCGACTGGCTACGCCGGACCATGGGGTGA
- the purU gene encoding formyltetrahydrofolate deformylase — MTPAYILTLSCPDRLGLVHAVSGFLLEHGGNIEEAAQYNDDATGLFFMRVQFACGQHDHAALKTRLASFAEPFAMRWSLHAKSAAMPTVLMVSREGHCLNDLLFRVKSGLLPIDVRAIISNHRDFYQLAASYNIPFHHIPVSAATKAQAEARQYEIIEAEGAELVILARYMQVLSDDLCTKLAGRAINIHHSFLPSFKGAKPYYQAHDRGVKLIGATAHYVTADLDEGPIIEQDVTRAEHTDTVDDLTSRGRDTESLVLARAVKWHSEHRVLLNGHKTVVFR, encoded by the coding sequence ATGACCCCCGCTTACATTCTTACCCTGTCCTGCCCTGACCGCCTGGGGCTGGTGCACGCCGTCTCGGGCTTTTTGCTCGAGCATGGCGGCAACATCGAGGAAGCCGCGCAATACAACGACGACGCCACTGGTCTGTTCTTCATGCGCGTGCAGTTCGCCTGCGGCCAGCATGACCACGCCGCGCTCAAGACCCGCCTGGCCAGCTTTGCCGAGCCCTTTGCCATGCGCTGGAGCCTGCACGCCAAGTCCGCCGCCATGCCCACCGTGCTCATGGTCAGCCGCGAGGGCCATTGCCTGAACGACCTGCTGTTCCGCGTCAAAAGCGGCCTGCTGCCGATAGATGTGCGCGCCATCATCAGCAACCACCGCGACTTCTACCAACTGGCCGCCAGCTACAACATTCCCTTTCACCACATACCCGTCAGCGCCGCCACCAAGGCCCAGGCCGAGGCGCGGCAATACGAAATCATCGAGGCCGAGGGTGCTGAGCTGGTCATACTGGCGCGCTACATGCAGGTCTTGTCCGACGATCTGTGCACCAAATTGGCCGGCCGCGCCATCAACATCCACCACAGCTTTCTGCCCAGCTTCAAGGGCGCCAAGCCCTATTACCAGGCCCATGACCGGGGCGTGAAGTTGATAGGAGCAACCGCTCACTACGTCACCGCCGACCTCGACGAAGGGCCGATTATCGAACAAGACGTTACAAGAGCCGAACACACGGACACCGTGGACGACCTGACGTCGCGCGGGCGCGACACCGAAAGCCTGGTGCTGGCGCGCGCCGTGAAATGGCACAGCGAACACCGCGTGCTGCTCAACGGCCACAAGACCGTGGTCTTCCGCTAA
- a CDS encoding FAD-linked oxidase C-terminal domain-containing protein translates to MAYSRAMVDTSAPPASERAARQRDVVQALSQCVPAHALLWQAEDTTPYECDGLTAYRQRPLVVCLPETEEQVQAVLKACHRLQVPVVARGAGTGLSGGAMPHAMGVTLSLAKFNRILDVDPVARTARVQCGVRNLAISEAAAPHGLYYAPDPSSQIACTIGGNVAENSGGVHCLKYGLTVHNVLAVRGFTMEGEPITFGGQALDAPGYDLLAAMIGSEGMLAVALEVTVRLIPSPQLARCIMASFDDVRKAGDAVAAVIAAGIIPAGLEMMDKPMTAAVEDFVKAGYDLTAAAILLCESDGTPEEVEEEIARMSEVLRAAGATAIAVSRDEQERARFWSGRKNAFPASGRISPDYMCMDSTIPRKRLADILIAIAEMEKKYQLRCCNVFHAGDGNLHPLILFDANDPDQLHRCELFGADILETSVAMGGTVTGEHGVGVEKLNSMCVQFTAEENAQMLALKKAFDPAGLLNPGKVIPTHNRCAEYGKMLVRGGRLSHPDLPRF, encoded by the coding sequence ATGGCCTACAGTCGCGCCATGGTCGATACCTCCGCCCCCCCCGCCAGCGAACGCGCCGCGCGCCAGCGCGACGTTGTGCAAGCCCTGTCCCAATGCGTGCCCGCCCATGCGCTGCTCTGGCAGGCCGAGGACACCACGCCCTATGAATGCGATGGCCTGACGGCCTACCGCCAGCGCCCGCTGGTGGTCTGCCTGCCCGAGACCGAAGAGCAGGTGCAGGCCGTGCTCAAGGCCTGCCACCGGCTGCAGGTGCCGGTGGTGGCGCGCGGCGCCGGCACCGGCCTGTCGGGCGGAGCCATGCCGCACGCCATGGGCGTGACGCTGTCGCTGGCCAAGTTCAACCGCATCCTCGATGTCGATCCGGTGGCGCGCACGGCGCGCGTGCAATGCGGCGTGCGCAACCTGGCCATCAGCGAGGCCGCCGCCCCCCATGGCCTGTACTACGCGCCCGACCCCAGCAGCCAGATCGCCTGCACCATAGGTGGCAACGTGGCCGAAAATTCTGGCGGCGTGCACTGCCTGAAATACGGCCTGACGGTGCACAACGTGCTCGCGGTGCGCGGCTTCACCATGGAGGGCGAGCCCATCACCTTCGGCGGCCAGGCGCTGGACGCGCCCGGCTACGACCTGCTGGCGGCCATGATCGGCAGCGAGGGCATGCTGGCCGTGGCGCTGGAGGTGACGGTGCGCCTGATCCCCAGCCCGCAGCTGGCGCGCTGCATCATGGCCAGCTTTGACGATGTGCGAAAGGCCGGCGACGCCGTGGCCGCGGTGATCGCCGCCGGCATCATCCCGGCCGGCCTGGAGATGATGGACAAGCCCATGACCGCCGCCGTGGAAGATTTTGTCAAGGCCGGCTACGACCTGACGGCCGCGGCCATCCTGCTGTGCGAGAGCGACGGCACCCCCGAGGAAGTCGAGGAAGAGATCGCGCGCATGAGCGAGGTGCTGCGCGCCGCCGGCGCCACCGCCATTGCCGTGAGCCGTGACGAGCAGGAGCGCGCGCGCTTCTGGAGCGGGCGCAAGAACGCCTTCCCGGCCAGCGGCCGCATCAGCCCCGACTACATGTGCATGGATTCGACCATTCCGAGGAAGCGCCTGGCCGACATCTTGATCGCCATCGCCGAGATGGAGAAAAAGTACCAGCTGCGCTGCTGCAACGTGTTCCACGCCGGCGACGGCAACCTGCACCCGCTGATCCTGTTCGATGCCAACGACCCCGACCAGCTGCACCGCTGCGAGCTGTTTGGCGCCGACATCCTGGAGACCAGCGTGGCCATGGGTGGCACGGTGACGGGCGAGCATGGCGTGGGCGTGGAAAAGCTCAACAGCATGTGCGTGCAGTTCACGGCCGAGGAGAACGCGCAGATGCTGGCCCTGAAAAAGGCCTTCGACCCGGCCGGGCTGCTCAACCCCGGCAAGGTGATCCCCACGCACAACCGCTGCGCCGAGTACGGCAAGATGCTGGTGCGCGGCGGCAGGCTCAGCCACCCGGATTTGCCACGCTTCTGA
- a CDS encoding YggS family pyridoxal phosphate-dependent enzyme, which yields MTTIADKLQSVRARIAQACAAAGRAPDSVALLAVSKTFGADAVHAAALAGQCCFGENYIQEAVEKIAQVAALGLPQPLEWHCIGPVQSNKTRLVAEHFDWVHTLDRLKTAQRLSEQRPAHLPPLQVCIQVNVDGGASKSGVAPVDALQLARAVAQMPRLCLRGVMSIPDEVQGGAAQLAVHLRVRQVFDALRAQGGAGFEAFDTLSLGMTADLEAAVAAGSTMVRVGSGIFGARHYPSSPTA from the coding sequence ATGACGACGATTGCAGACAAGCTCCAGAGCGTGCGTGCGCGCATCGCGCAGGCCTGCGCCGCGGCAGGGCGCGCGCCCGACTCCGTGGCCCTGCTGGCCGTGTCCAAGACCTTTGGCGCCGATGCGGTGCACGCGGCGGCGCTGGCCGGCCAGTGTTGTTTTGGCGAGAACTACATCCAGGAGGCGGTGGAAAAAATCGCCCAGGTGGCCGCGCTGGGCCTGCCCCAGCCGCTTGAATGGCACTGCATAGGCCCGGTGCAGAGCAACAAGACACGCCTGGTGGCCGAGCATTTCGACTGGGTGCACACGCTGGACAGGCTGAAGACGGCGCAGCGACTGTCAGAGCAGCGCCCGGCGCATCTGCCGCCGCTGCAGGTGTGCATACAGGTGAATGTGGACGGCGGCGCCAGCAAGTCCGGTGTGGCGCCCGTAGATGCGCTGCAGTTGGCGCGCGCCGTGGCGCAAATGCCACGTTTGTGCCTGCGCGGGGTGATGAGCATTCCCGACGAAGTACAGGGCGGGGCGGCGCAGCTGGCCGTGCATTTACGGGTGCGCCAGGTGTTCGATGCACTGCGCGCCCAGGGCGGTGCCGGGTTCGAGGCCTTCGACACCCTGTCGCTGGGTATGACCGCCGATCTGGAGGCCGCCGTGGCCGCTGGCAGCACCATGGTGCGCGTGGGCAGCGGCATCTTTGGGGCACGCCACTACCCTTCAAGCCCCACGGCCTGA
- a CDS encoding putative bifunctional diguanylate cyclase/phosphodiesterase, translating into MALYWVLGAAWVAAGDALLAYCVTEPQQLAYWQTLKGWLYVLLTGALAWWLLARMSRGQGEIGAARADLLHSENVLRLALEGSGSGLWDWDLLRRRSTHSPGLVRLLRYQGAELPRGMNLLRRLHPDDYRRVHRAVQRAMATGEPFAETARLRRFDDSYCWFQARGMCHRGAQGQAERFSGILTDLTASRALQERQRLAATVVDNTIEGVVVTDAQPCILSINPAVTRMLGYTEQEVLGQNPRIFQSGRHDKGFYQAMWAAVQRSGHWQGEIWNKRKNGEVFPERMSLSAVHDEEGQVTHYVCMFSDISQEKAQHQRLEFLTQRDSLTGLPNRAWFIEQLDEAMNQALADGEQLAVLLLNLDRFKDVNDSYGHAVGDEVLRHVAQQVRLSLRPGDLLGRMAGDEIAVLVRHLRNTEGAAAVARHLIAATRKPWRTPDGMEVVAGVSIGVAMFPRHASKAEQLLQAAHSAVYGAKAHGRSAHCFFDESMIQAARERLEIEARLRSAMARGHLLLHYQPQLSVATGRIVGAEALLRWNDPEEGLISPARFIPVAETSGVIGPLGQWVMQEACRQGQAWRAAGLPAVRLAVNVSPRQFQLDDMAVCAAQALAASGLPAHCLELELTESVLAERPEEMRQVLQRLRELGVRIAVDDFGTGYSSLVHLKRFPIDVLKIDQGFMRDIPASGDDMAISATIIAMGRSLGLNVLAEGVETPEQLAFLRERGCDSYQGYLFSRPVPAEQFARLLQAQAEKQPAQA; encoded by the coding sequence ATGGCCCTGTATTGGGTTCTGGGCGCGGCCTGGGTGGCCGCGGGCGACGCCTTGCTGGCCTATTGCGTCACCGAGCCGCAGCAGCTGGCCTATTGGCAGACCCTCAAGGGCTGGCTGTATGTGCTGCTGACCGGGGCGCTGGCCTGGTGGCTGCTGGCGCGCATGTCGCGCGGCCAGGGGGAGATTGGCGCCGCGCGCGCCGACCTGCTGCACAGCGAAAACGTGTTGCGCCTGGCGCTGGAAGGCAGCGGCAGCGGCCTGTGGGACTGGGACTTGCTGCGCCGCCGCTCCACCCATTCGCCCGGTTTGGTGCGCCTGCTGCGCTACCAGGGCGCCGAGCTGCCGCGCGGCATGAATCTGCTGCGCCGCCTGCACCCGGATGACTATCGGCGCGTGCACCGGGCCGTGCAGCGGGCAATGGCCACGGGCGAGCCGTTTGCCGAGACGGCGCGCCTGCGGCGCTTTGACGACAGCTATTGCTGGTTCCAGGCGCGCGGCATGTGCCACCGTGGCGCACAGGGGCAGGCCGAGCGTTTCTCCGGCATCCTCACCGACCTCACGGCCAGCCGTGCGCTGCAAGAGCGCCAGCGCCTGGCGGCGACCGTGGTGGACAACACCATCGAGGGCGTGGTGGTGACCGATGCGCAACCGTGCATCCTGTCCATCAACCCGGCGGTCACGCGCATGCTGGGCTACACAGAACAGGAGGTGCTGGGCCAGAACCCGCGCATCTTCCAGTCCGGCAGGCATGACAAGGGGTTTTACCAGGCCATGTGGGCCGCGGTGCAGCGCAGCGGCCATTGGCAGGGCGAGATCTGGAACAAGCGCAAGAACGGCGAGGTCTTCCCCGAGCGCATGTCGCTGTCGGCGGTGCATGACGAGGAGGGCCAGGTCACGCACTATGTATGCATGTTCAGCGACATCTCGCAGGAAAAGGCCCAGCACCAGCGGCTGGAATTCCTCACCCAGCGCGACAGCCTGACCGGCCTGCCCAACCGAGCCTGGTTCATCGAGCAGCTGGACGAGGCCATGAACCAGGCCCTGGCCGATGGCGAACAGCTGGCCGTGCTGCTGCTGAACCTGGATCGCTTCAAGGATGTGAACGACAGCTACGGCCATGCCGTCGGCGACGAGGTGCTGCGGCATGTCGCGCAGCAGGTGCGCCTGAGCCTGCGCCCGGGCGACCTGCTGGGGCGCATGGCGGGCGACGAGATCGCCGTGCTGGTGCGCCACCTGCGCAATACCGAAGGCGCGGCTGCCGTGGCCAGGCATTTGATAGCCGCGACGCGCAAGCCCTGGCGCACGCCGGACGGCATGGAGGTCGTCGCCGGGGTCAGCATCGGCGTCGCCATGTTCCCCAGGCATGCGTCCAAGGCCGAGCAGCTGCTGCAGGCGGCGCACAGCGCGGTGTATGGCGCCAAGGCCCATGGGCGCAGCGCGCATTGCTTCTTTGACGAGTCCATGATCCAGGCCGCGCGCGAGCGGCTGGAGATCGAGGCGCGCCTGCGCAGCGCCATGGCGCGCGGTCATCTGCTGCTGCACTACCAGCCGCAGCTGAGCGTGGCCACGGGGCGCATCGTGGGTGCCGAGGCGCTGCTGCGCTGGAACGACCCCGAGGAGGGGCTGATCTCGCCGGCGCGCTTCATCCCCGTGGCCGAGACCTCGGGCGTGATCGGCCCGCTGGGCCAGTGGGTCATGCAAGAGGCCTGCCGCCAGGGCCAGGCCTGGCGCGCGGCCGGCCTGCCGGCTGTTCGCCTGGCGGTGAATGTCTCGCCGCGCCAGTTCCAGCTGGACGACATGGCCGTCTGCGCGGCCCAGGCGCTGGCCGCCAGCGGCCTGCCGGCGCATTGCCTGGAGTTGGAGCTGACCGAGTCCGTGCTGGCCGAGCGGCCCGAGGAAATGCGCCAGGTGCTGCAGCGGCTGCGGGAGCTGGGCGTGCGTATCGCGGTGGACGACTTTGGCACCGGCTACTCCTCGCTGGTGCACCTCAAGCGCTTTCCCATCGATGTGCTGAAGATCGACCAGGGCTTCATGCGCGACATACCCGCCAGCGGCGACGACATGGCCATCAGCGCCACCATCATCGCCATGGGCCGCAGCCTGGGCCTGAACGTGCTGGCCGAGGGCGTGGAGACGCCCGAGCAGCTGGCCTTTCTGCGTGAACGTGGCTGCGACAGCTACCAGGGCTACCTGTTCAGCCGGCCTGTGCCGGCCGAGCAATTCGCCCGGCTGTTGCAGGCCCAGGCAGAAAAGCAGCCGGCCCAGGCTTGA